TGTGTCTCTTTCTGGGGTTTGCAGGTTCCACACACAAAGCAGTCATGTCGTTCGGCAGAGATATGGAGTTGGAGCATTTTGATGAACGGGACAAGGCGCAGAGGTACAGCAGGGGGTCCCGGGTGAACGGTCTGCCCAGTCCCACACACAGCGCCCACTGCAGCTTCTACCGCACGCGCACACTGCAGACGCTCAGCTCCGAGAAGAAAGCCAAGAAGGTTCGATTCTACAGAAATGGTGACCGCTACTTCAAAGGGATTGTGTACGCCATCTCCCCAGACCGCTTCCGATCCTTCGAGGCCCTGCTGGCTGATTTGACCCGAACTCTCTCGGATAATGTGAATTTGCCCCAGGGAGTGAGAACCATCTACACCATCGATGGAGTCAAGAAGGTCTCCAGCCTGGACCAGCTGGTGGAAGGTGAGTCTTTGAGAACCTCTGGGGACCCTGAAGGCAACTGAGACCACTGAGGGTCACTTGTCTGTTAGCCCATGGTTAGGAGCCCCTTAATGCTTAACATGTTTAAATTTCTGCTCCATAAAATCGAAAAGAAAGTGGATGGTATTCAGCCAGGTAGCTAGCTGCTAATAATGACAGGTAGAAGGAAAATGTATCAAACCCCAAAGAACCCTGTCTGCTTTCTCAAACCTATGCCCTGTTAAGCATTgaagtttgtttttatgtcttcacTTGCATAGTTCAGGGATGTTTCTAGACACCAGCTGAACTATTGTGTCGTGATGTCCAAAAGGTCTAGAAGTGAGGGTATGAAATTTTAGAGTGGAGAGGGACTTAGGAAAGATACAAAATCCATTCAGTTTATCGCTGAAAATCCGAGACCTCAAATAGTATGTCTATGGTTATATGATAAGTTAGTGGTGACAACTGAAGCAAAAATAGGGTCTTCTAACAATGCTGTCCACTGGGTGCCTCCTGGAGAGGGTTATTATCTTCCGGTGGTATTTGAGAGTAAGAAGAAATttgtccatattttttttttaaatctagttcATTCTAACAGATAATCTGTTCTGGATGAGACTTGGCTATCATCATTTGAACAAAGCATGAATTCTTTCATTGCTGTAAAAATCATAACCAACTTTAATGATTTTGGGGTGCAATAACTGGTACTGAGTATCCCTAAGAGTCCTTTGGAAAGAGAAGTCTTTCTGAGCTTAAGTTTTGAAGGTGAGGATGAAGTAGCTGGCACCTTCAGACCAAATGCAGCCTACTGTCGTTCTGAATTCATCTTTTTTCCAGCAGGATTTGGCCAGGTCCCACTGTCCAGCTGGGTCCTGGGCTTGTATAGGTAGCAGGGAGCATTCCATCCTGCCTGATTGGCATCCAGGCTTGCAGCCACATGGCTGCATACAGCCAGAGTCCCCTTGTCTTCCTCTGTAGCTGGGGCTTCTGTgtccccccccactccccctggTCCCTCAGCAGGAGTTCCAGTCCAGGCCCAGTATGATTGGACACCAACCGGTGTGGAGCAGCCTGAGCTTTGTGTCTTTACTTTACGGGAATTCACATCTCTTTGGTGGCTTGTCACCCTGCCAAGACGCCTTGTAgccttggctcttttccttctattcaGAGGTTGGAACTTCTAGCAAATTAAAGGGGAAGACTGACATGAAATCTCTCTGTGTCAACTTTGATTTTTGTGCCATGTCCTTTGTATGACCTTGGTAAATACAAGAGAAAGTCAAACATTTGGTGGTGTTTCCCAAGCACTCTGTAGCAAGATCAGATGAGGCAGGTGTCTGACCTGTCACCAAGACATCCTGTGTGGGGTAGTGGTGTTGTAGAAAAGTGTGCTTAGATCTCAGCATGCCCTAGACAGCCAGGGGTCTGATGCCTCGTTCTGCCCTAGAGTCACATCAAACATCTAGGCATCTCGAAGACAAGGgtacttctgtttttttttttttcactcaaaatTGGCCTGGACTCACCATTCACACTGATCAAAGAGCGGCCATGGGACGTGGCTGGTGACCGTACTGCCTTCCTAGCAATGGCATAGCTGGTCACCAGCGTCTCCGCTCACTCTCCTGCTTATTTTACCATAATATAATGCCTGCACCGAGCTATTGCTGCCTTGGTCGAAGACGGTTATGATAGCTGAAGTAACTGAGCGTGTGTCCAACCCTAGTCGGAGCCCTTGACTATGTAAGTCCTTGTGGTTCCCACAGGGATCCTGAGAGGGCAACATGACACAGCAGCAAATGATAGAggtaggatttgaactcaggaagGTAGGCACCAAGATGCATTATGCTGTGACGTTAGCTCTTGCAAAAGGCACTTTGGTGCTTTTTCAGTGTGTTCATTGTCTTCTGatgcactgggaaggcagacatTCAGTACAACATTCTCTAGAAACCACCTGCTCCTGTGCCCAGTAGTGGATctcaatgaatatttttcttctactACTTCTTGgaaaactttttatttcaaatgtgaagcacaattaataaaaactcagaaataaatattggggttcaacctgaagaccagaaaactAATTCTTACCTTgacttcagtctgaaaatggtgatcctgcctccaagagaCCTCAGGATGAGATTGTGACCTAGAGCTGTCTTCTCTTGTCTTATAATCCTCTCCAGCTCTAGAATTAAGAGCATGCACCtctactgcctggcttctatggcaagATAGTGTGGCTACGGGGATTAAGAGTGTGTGCCATTGTCGTTCCTGGGTTTAAAAGGAACCCATTGTCATTGCTGCCCAGTCTGTAATGCTAGCCAgtttggctgttttacttttctgatcctcaggcaagctttatttattaaaatacaagtgaaatgccactacaaaaatgtttttattatgcaCTTAATTCTAACATTAGAAACTGTTGATCTCAGAAAtagtcatcttttaaaaatatttatttattttaaatgtatgagtgttatatctgcatgtatgtacgtgcTTCACATGTGAGCAGTGCctacagagaggccagaagagggagttagatactttgaaactggagttatagatggttatgagacACTTTGTGAGTGTTGGAACCAGAACCTGAGTCCcctgaaggagcagccagtgctcttaaccactgaactgtctttaCAACTCCCAAAGTCATTTTTTGATTTTCTCTCAATACTTTCCCCACAACCAATATAGACCAACTGCTGATGGACTAttctaatgtttaaatttttttttaaaaaaatataccctTTTTCTCCCAGTTGAATGATATCTTTAGTGTCTCGTGTGAGTCTgcatattttttgaatttttagttaaaacattttttattcataataCTGACAATTAGCGTGCAGCTGCACTTAGTGTTTAAATAGCTAGCAATTcattgatatttgtttttttgtctatTACATTTTTGCTTAGCCCATTAAAATGCAAAACGTTGCTTCATCCTCATTAGGCCCATATCCCTCACTTCCCAAGCTAATTTATGCAAACATCAGTTCGTGATGTcagttttctattttccttcccaGTACGCCAAAGTTTGAGTTTTAATTTAAATCCTCTAGTCAGTGTAGTGCGAGTGTGTTTGGCTtgcaattactttttaaagtttgttctTTCTCACTTCGTGTCGGGCTAAAAATTCCAAGTCACTATGACAAGTGTGGGCTTTATTTATAAATCGTATGGacactttctctgttttattattagaCTCTGATCATTAGGCATAAGTGTGCTCCAGGCACACTGATAGATTCTGAGCTCCATTTGGTGCTGAGCTCAAATTATGTAAGAAGCGATTGACTGTGTGTTTGTACAAACAAGTGattgtgtgcctgtctgtgtctgtattaTCTTGGCACGCTGACACGAGTGTACACACGCCTACTTAAGGGTGCATTGGAGGTGGCATTCCCAAGGATTTGCTTTTATGGCAGTCTTGGTATGTTTTCACAAGCCGTGACCTTCACCGAGGACAGCTGTCCTGCAGCCCTCTTTTGGCAGTGGCTCACCTGGGGTGTGACCTCCTTCCCCAGTTCTGAGCCATTTTGGTTCTACTTTGGGGATACAGCTGTTGTGGAGAAATCAGAGAACCACACCTAAATCTTTCAGACTCTTAAAAGAGAGATGTGGCAGGATCCTGAACAATGGTTGGCTGATTCCTTCCCCTGCATTTCTAGAGGTGGGAAGACCAGAACCTTTTCATCTCAGGATACAAATGATGCAGCTACTAAGTCCCTGAACATCAATAAGTCCGAGCTTGTTGGATCAGAACTGTTAGAAACAATGGGGTCCCACCCCTTCCACCATTTCCCCATGTGTCTTTGCGCAAGTTGCCTAACTGCGTGGCTATAGGAAGGACTTTATCCAATCCACAGCATTTCACCTAGCAGTTAAGGGATTTCTTGCCTGGCCTCActtttatttgtctgtcttttaGGATGGTTTTCTTCCTATCTTGGCGTAGCTTCTCTGCTCTATGTAGCTCATTTAATTTCACTGGGCTTCCCCTCTGACGtgtcaaataatttaataattgatttCTGTAAAGCTGTaaagcagacttttccatgaaagtCCCCGGTGTGTAGTAGTtgtgttctttcttcattttcaatcCTTTCTTAGTGTTACTAAACATATTACATCTACATGTAATCAACCCAGAATGGTAACTTTAAATGCATCCAGTTCTGCACCTTGCTTTTCACTTAGCTTTAATACCTTGGAGACCCTTTCCTATCAGTAACATTCTGAACAAGCATGTCCTTTTATTTACTTAACACTATTCCTTGTATGGAGGGACCTTACTTTAGTTAACAACACGTCTCCTCTTGATGAGGTTCTAAGATATGTGCAACTGTTTGTTGTTACGAATAGTATTACCGTGAGCACACTTGGAAATATATTGCCTGTCCATGTGAGTGGTTGATTTTAGGAGGACTGCCTAGAACACTGTTGCATGGTGGTAATAGATGACCAGAGAATTCTTGTCCACCAATTTCCACTCTGACCATCTTCAAGGGGATGATGTTATCAAGTATCTTGTCATTTTTCTGTATATCAAGAAAATACTTCTATCTTGTTATGGTTTTAATTTCCATCATTCATGTGTTTAAGGGGCATTTACATATTTTGCTATGCCCTTTGCTTTgtacttttatcattttctgcCACATTGGAGTCTTTCCTGACTtggatctatttttctttttaaaatattaatcctTTGTTTTAATGAGTTTTTCTATATTCATCTTATCCTATTGGCTTTGTTGATTGTGTTTTCTGTCATGTAGATTTATACAAAAGTTTATATAATCAAATATGCTAGTCTTTCAATTTATGGCTCTATTTTCATGTCTGCTGTGTGCACTGGGTTCAAGAagtcatttctctgcattttcttgttgcatttttaggaaaatattttaatggagaAGAGTATAGATTTAATGTGTGAATTGAGGattagattttacttttaaaaatcaaatcatttGAGTAAATCACAAATAGTTCATGTAGAAACTACCTTGGTCTTACAGAGGTACTGCAAGACGAGTGTCTTGCTCTCCCTTTGGCCAGCTTCCATAATGGAAGGTCTGCAGACTAACAACACATCCCAGCCACTGAATTCCATCACTTCTCCATGGAGGTTGtggattttattgcttttatgcAAACAGACATTGCATTTAGCCGCCATGTTTCTGTTGCTTCTGCTGAGCCATGGCAGCCCTTGGGAATCTGAATATTGTTTCCTTAGTCTGCAGATTGCCCATCTGGTTAGGTCTGATGGTTGGTTTGGTACTGAGTGTTTGGCATAGAGATCCCACAGAAGGAACACTACATCCCTCTGAGGATGTCATTTCAAAGAAATGTTCTGTCCACAAGCCTTACCTAAAGTCAGCAACTTTAGGTAAATCTTTAATTCTGAAGTTACTGTGCCCCTCTTGGCAATGAATAAGTATTGTAGGAGAACCTTTGAATCCTTGTAGACATATGGTCTCTCCTTGAGTTGCTGTTTATACAACTGAGCATCTGTCAGTAGAGCTGTAGTGATTGCTGCCGTGGTGTCCTATTTGTGAATTTCTACCTCCTTCTTTATCTGCCACACTTTAGACATGGtgccctccctccactctcctgTCTCGGATCATTTTCTGTGATCTTACTAGTTCCCATTATTTTAAGGGCACTATTAAATAATGACCTCTCTCCTCAGACCAGACTTCTCTTCTGCACTCTAGCTGCCTAGATGTATGCAGTTGAAATGAACCCTTGGTCTCATCCAACTCAGCAGTGTCAATGTGACACCCCCTTTGCAACCGTCCAgaatctgtttctcttctcctgtTACAGATCTTTTGGGTGATGTCACCACCTACCAGCTTGCTAATATTGGTGAATTCCAAAGGTCTTATGTTGAAACATAACCATTGATGCGATGGTGTTAAAAGACAGAAACTTTGTGACTAGGTCGTGAGGATGGACTCACAAATAGAACATATGCTTGATAAAAGATCCCTATGGGAACTGCCTTGCCCATTCCCTCTATGAAGACACAGCAGGATGGTGCCATCTGCCAGGAAGAGGCTCTATGAATCCAGTCTCGATCTGGGACTACCACTTTCTAGAACCTCCAGAGAGAAATGTTTGGCATTTGTAAACTACCTTGTCCGTGGCACTCTGACATAGATGCCTGATGGAATAAGATGCTTCTAGTTTAATATCACCTGTAACTTCTCCCCGTTCTATCTTTCAAATCCAAGATGATACCAAGCCTTGTTTGTTctgactgagtcatttctccaattaattctctcctttcttttgctgtttggaAGTTTCTAAGATGTTAGTACTGGGGACTTACAACCTCACCACACTTTTAGGACtgaaagagaaatacacacatCTTCAATAAACATTGTAGaaaattttttgaaacagtgttaaaaaaaatccctcatcTTTCTGCTACCTAGCTGTGGtccctgtttcttctgtttctgtctgctttctgctgcCTTGATAAGCACCGTGACATAAGCAGACGGAGGAGGAAAGGGTCCGTTTCAGCTAACATCCTGCAGTCCGTCACAGAGGAAAGGCAGGGTAGGAACTCAGTGAAGGCACCTGGAAGCAGAGGCCTCAGAGCTCTTACTAGCTTGCACCTGTGGCTTTCTCAGTTTACTTTCTGAAATAACTCAGGACCACCTCCCTAGAGGTGACATCACCcgcagtgggctggaccctcccacatcagtgctCAGTCAGAAAATCTCCTTACAGACTTTCTTAAATGCCAATCCGATGGAGACATTGCCCAGTCAAGGATCTTCTTCCCAGACAGCTCTAGCTTGTGGCAATCAAAAATCTAACAAGGATAGCTATTATTCTATCTCATCTCAGACAAGTGTCCTCCtaagaggcagacacacacacacacacacacacacacacacacacacacacacacactgaatcatGAGTAAGAACGCAGGCTCTAGAGTCATACCAATTACTCTTTGAATCTTGGTTTCATCTTTACTAGTCATGTGACTTTGAGCCAGCTACCTAGGTCATCCATCATGCCTCAGTGTGACTCACAGGGAGAGGCTGGGTAAGGATTACAAGTGAGATGGCACGCAGCAGCACATAGCCTGATCTATGGCTAACTTACTGGTTCAAGTTGTCCTTCCAAACCTACTGCATAGGTAAGAGGAAAGCTGCCTCTGGCCACTTTTAGAACAACTACTCATTGTGACACTTTTATCTCCACTGTCTGCTGAGCGTGGGTGAGTGCTAAGGATCGAATCCAGCACTCTGTGTTATATGTGTAGTAAGCTGAATTCCCAGGCTTTCTAATCTGACCTCCATAAGAGCTCAGTGAAGCTTCATAGAGCAACCTTGAACTCTAAGGGACTGGTCCAAGGTCACATGCTTACATAGGACAGTCCTGGGCCCGAATTTTTATATAGCTCATCCTACCGATGAGTCCATAATCCTTTAACAAAGTCTGAATGACACCGCTGCCAGCATCATCTATGTttacacatatggacacacacatgtatgtgtgtatgcacatctgGTATCTACTTGGATACTGGGGAAAATATACCTGGCATCAATCAGGCTCTGTCAATGAAGGGGGATGgatgaaattttagttttataggTTTCTGTGGTGTGTAATAGGCATGTTTGAAAGAAGAGTTTAAAATCCTTAGCAAAATAAGTGTTGTTACATGtgttgtcctggttagttttatgtcaacttgacacactagcatcagctgagaagagggaacttcaTCTGAGAAAACACCACATTAGATAGCCTGTATCTAgtctatggggacattttcttcttctttttttctttttcttttttctttctttggtttttcgagacagggcttctctatagctttggggcctgtcctggaactagctcttgtagaccaggctggtctcgaactcacagagatccgcctgcttctgcctcctgagtgctgggattaaaagcgagcaccaccaccacccggcctgggaacattttctttattgatgtaGTGTCACCTCTGGGCAGGCGGTCCTGGgtgctttaagaaagcaggctgcacAAACCATGgcgaacaagtcagtaagcagcgccctcctccatgacctctgcttcggcgcctgcctccaggttcctgccttgtgttCCTGCCTGACTTCACTCCATGATGGAGccagaagctgaaataaaccctttctccccaggtTTATCTTGGTTAGTGTTTAACCTCAACCATACGAGGCAAACTAAGACTCAGACGcaactgtctttttatttttgaaactccAGTTGGGGATGGGATATTTTTATGTGGCTGCCTAAGCCTATGGCATGGCACGCTTGCATTGTTAGTTTAATGATAGAACTTGGATAACAGTAAATGGATTGTGCCGAATGAGGCCTGGGCCACTTTACCTGCAGTTACCAGGTTCTGCTCACAAAGGCTTCCTAATgaggtgtgggtggggtgggggtgctggaataaaatctttacttttaaagtgtttctgCCTCATCCCTGTGAAATATGTATTTAGAATCACTTATTTCACAACTTATTACAGCACCTGTGCTGTATTCTTTTGTGACTAATCTAGATATTTTCAGACTGAGTGTTTCGTTAGCAAATTCTCCAGTCACCGATTAATAAACCCTTCGTGGTATTCGAGTGCATTTGTGAGGGTACAGCTTGCAGGCGAgttattgtcttcattttcacCTGTCAGCAAGTTTGAACTGACTTGCTTGCCTGTGTGGCTCGATCAGCATGACGTAGACGATAGAAAAGAAGGGTGATCATCTCTGCTGGCTTTTACAACTTTTTCTGGCTAAACAGAATTTTGTATTATGCTTTCACTAAACATGTATTACCTATCTTAAGAAACTGTGTACTGATTTGGTTGTAGTTTTCCAATTACCTCAGGTACCAGATGTAAGCACTCCTAATTTTGAAGTCTGCCAAAAATTTAAAGGCTCTTATGTACCAACAGATAATCTCAATTTTGACTTCCAGTTCGTTTCCCTTTGGAAGCTGATTCATACATATTGATGTGTTTCTATCAGCAACCAAAGGGAGAGAagtggtgggttttttgttttgttttgttttactttgttttccttcacAATAAGCTAGTCTGCATCAACAAAAGAAATCGTGTTTTAAGTTAATTTGCAATCATTCTTTCATTGATTTGAAAGTCATAGGCACCACTTGCCCTGCGTAGAAATGGAGACACGAGAGACCAAGTGTGAGGAAGGAAATGGGGTCCCCGAGATGTCAACTTGAaatccccctctcttcctcaggTGAAAGCTATGTCTGTGGCTCCATTGAGCCCTTTAAGAAGTTGGAATACACCAAGAATGTGAACCCCAACTGGTCCGTGAACGTCAAGACCACCTCGGCTTCCCGGGCAGTGTCTTCGCTGGCCACTGCCAAGGGGGGACCCTCAGAGGTTCGGGAGAATAAGGATTTCATTCGACCCAAGCTGGTCACCATCATCAGAAGCGGAGTGAAGCCACGGAAGGCTGTCAGGATCCTGCTGAACAAGAAGACGGCACATTCCTTCGAGCAGGTTCTCACTGACATTACCGATGCCATCAAGCTGGACTCGGGCGTGGTGAAGCGCCTGTACACCCTGGATGGGAAGCAGGTAAGGTGGGGTTTGGGGGACTCTGATTTTATGGGCAAGAATCAGGAAATCGTGAGGTTATGCCTGGCATGCAGTGGGACCTCAAACACGTGCTTTGTTGGTTTTGATGGGACTGGGTCACCTAGTTCACAAACACTTCTTGATCCGAGACTAGTTGAAGTTGGTACCAGACAGGATTGTTcatcaaaataaagagaaaaaaaaaaccagcaaagcAAGGGTGGGggttgtctttaaaaaaagaaattgacatttttattatctcaGTAATTATTGGCTTAGCATAATGGTGCTGTTCTGTCTTCTGATTTCAAGTTTGTCCTGTGCCCTTTAAAGCCTGTTAGAGCCATAAAGACGACTAAGATGCTGAGAGAAACCGAGgctgaaagggaaaaaatagaCAAGCACTTGTTGAACTAAGTAACAATGTATGGTTCTATGTCTCAGGAATGTTCATTAGTCTGAGTCAATGGAATTGCAGAGACTTTAAAATCTGTAGCTAAGAAATGCCGTATTTCTACCTGGGCTACTCTGAGAAGCCTTGTCAGGATGGGAACCACCGGAAAAGTTCATACTAATCATATGCATGGCATGTTTGCTACTCATTTGGAGCTGAAAGGTGCCCTTTTGTCTATGATGGTCATTTTGAGCATTCTTACCTTTGCTTGAAATGTGTGTTTTTGCAAAACttttattaatatgtaaaaatctcatgcaatgtattttgatcatagtcatCTCCTGCTTCATCCCCCTAAGTCCTCCATGATCTACCCCCACCTTCTTACTGCCTTCCAATTttgtgctatttatttatttatttatttatttatttatctatctatctatctatttatttatttgtaaccCACTGAATCCACTTTGTGCTGCTCATGCATCCAAGGGTATGGGAccacccactggagcatggtcagccTACCGGAGGCCTTTTTACCCTTCTGCAAAACTCCCTCCCCCAGACACCATCCCTGAAATGTagcttttaatgtgttttttaaactacattttataatttgaagGTAATTTGAAGGATTTGCATGTTTAGCTCATCTTAAAATCTAAACTAGATTCCTAATGAAGAGACTTCTTGTACTAAGTAGAATTCTCATGAAGGTCCTAAAGGCTGACACAGCCAAAGCTTATGAATGAGAATAGATGCCAATACTACAAGGAGTGTCAGTCATGGAGAATCATTTCCCCAGGGTTCCATTTAAATGTCCTAACTTATTAAAATTCATTAGGAACGACGGGGTGTGCCAGTTGTCTGTGAGTATTGACCAGCTTCTGCTTGTCTCATAAAACTTGTATGTGGCTAAGGATTCATGGGGGTAATAGCCTCCTTCTTCGAGGCCCAAGAGGCCTGAATGTCCACTGTATATCAGAGCCAGCAAGGCCACCATGAGCTTGTGAATGATGGTGGCAACGAGGAGACAAACTTCACCTTTAGATGTTCAAGTCCGTCTCAGGTTGTGTAAACATTCCATAGTTCTGTGTTTTCCTGAGGTGATTTGTTTTCAAGATGGGAATTTATCTGTTTTCAGAAAAGAGtaaaatttaagacaaaaaatACATGCCCATGAAAGGGGAATGGGACACGCTGTGGGTGGAGGGAGAGTATCAGCAATGGGTGACACAGGGGACACAGCGGAcagcagggaaggggaaagagagcaaAGCGGTGAAGCCTGTGGAGAAGAGCGTTACAAGGAAACCTCTTACTTCGTATGTTAGCGTAATGAACGccaaatcattttaaattatttataagtaCTCCTCTTCCATTCcccttgtcttcctcctcttctgctttttctcattTAGAATTTGAAGTTTTCAAAATTACTATATACTAAGTCATGTCGTCAGGGGCCGCTGCTTCCGCGAACACTTGGAACCACTTACTTTCGCCTGGATTTGATAGAATGTCTGagttgtttcttcttctctgaatTTGCCCACCATCAACATTTCACAGTGTCTATGTTTGCTATGGACTAGTGTAAATAATCGAGCTAATCATTCAATGTAATTGG
The Microtus ochrogaster isolate Prairie Vole_2 chromosome 1, MicOch1.0, whole genome shotgun sequence DNA segment above includes these coding regions:
- the Dclk1 gene encoding serine/threonine-protein kinase DCLK1 isoform X10, giving the protein MSFGRDMELEHFDERDKAQRYSRGSRVNGLPSPTHSAHCSFYRTRTLQTLSSEKKAKKVRFYRNGDRYFKGIVYAISPDRFRSFEALLADLTRTLSDNVNLPQGVRTIYTIDGVKKVSSLDQLVEGESYVCGSIEPFKKLEYTKNVNPNWSVNVKTTSASRAVSSLATAKGGPSEVRENKDFIRPKLVTIIRSGVKPRKAVRILLNKKTAHSFEQVLTDITDAIKLDSGVVKRLYTLDGKQVMCLQDFFGDDDIFIACGPEKFRYQDDFLLDESECRVVKSTSYTKIASSSRRGTTKSPGPSRRSKSPASTSSVNGTPGSQLSTPRSGKSPSPSPTSPGSLRKQRDLYRPLSSDDLDSVGDSV